The Neoarius graeffei isolate fNeoGra1 chromosome 10, fNeoGra1.pri, whole genome shotgun sequence sequence TTTATAAAACAAAACACTCAAAGTAATTTAGATGTAATGAATTTGCTGTATGACACACTAATTAATCAAATTATTTAATATAAAGGGTGGATGGAAAGGTACGTGACCTAATCACTGGATGAAGATAAAGAAAACAACTATTGACACTATACAGTAATACAGGTCTACTATTTTTTATTATTCAAATAAATATAATCCATCTCAGTGTGTCACTAGACCCTCATGAACCCTATCTTTAGTCATTTTGTTTTACTTACGGTAACACAATAGCATTGCTAATTTAAAAATAGTTGTTGCACCGATGACTTGAACCCTAAGAGTATCCAATTTGCTCTGTCTTGCAGTGttgaaatgacagaagagttggaGGTGAGGCCTTTATTATGTATTCTGTGATAACTGAGAGACTGACTGTAATAACATAAAAGTGATTACTGTTAGGGTTATTAGCAAGGATGACTACTGCTAACTGCAGAGCATTCATAAATATCTCCCTTCTAGTAGTCCTTGATGGCTGAGCATAAAGTAAAGGTGCCAACAGGGATGCTGCTAGAAATTTTGAGCCCtctgaaagaatataatattgccccaccaccaccactctttacgtttctggtaacccgacttcttcatgatggtgtcaatctactgatggttcaccatcaattctgcttctCCTGCGCGCAGCTAAcgttagtgctggattggaaagcaacaaacctaatgTGGTGTCACGTTCTGGCTTCGCCTacacaagactgtaccatgtaataAATAGGGagggggtgaaatataaagactgcCTATCCTAATAATTTTGTGCAAAATGGAAATCCAAACCAAGAGATTGTTGTATTTGCTtgttttaaagtgccattccaccattggatgtattctttggcataaaatacaatatattttatgacaacatgactagacagaggaatcttttagcttcaaaatgatatatcaaacataattttttgacaacgacaagtatattaattttgcgaccaaagtcacctacccttttaatttccgcgcggtagtgaaacgtgatgtcatcggcaggttccccttcttgtgtaccacgtcacgtgtgacgtggcacagattatcagcaatggcggatagaacgcgatttccacttgtcgattgctgtgccgatattcaccatcgaccgtctcctttgggcatcacttgctattttccttcgcttcttttccgaagctgacaatcgcgttctatccgccattgctgataatctgtgccggtacacaagaaggggaacctgccgatgacatcacgtttcactaccgctcggaaattaaaagggtaggtgactttggtcgcaaaattaatatacttgtcgttgtcaaaaaattatgtttgatatatcattttgaagctaaaagatttctctgtctagtcatgttgtcataaaatatattgtattttatgccaaaaaaatacatccaatggtggaatggcactttaagagacaaaattattaaagttattttttattcaattaacttacacatggtaataatattaatattgtccCCTGAGGGCCCTCTGTtaatgctgggcccttagaatcgtcctaacttttccCCCTTAACGGCACCCCTGGGTGCCAAAGTTATATTCAAGCATCACATTTATTGTGCAGGTTCTTTTAAAAAGCGGTTGTGTGTGTTGTAGGAGATGCCAAAATCACGAGCAGTCTTGATAGTGTATATTTTATTATAAATAACATTAAATACATATTAAGTTGTTAGTACACAAATTATATTATAGAGAGGAATTGCTGCTTTAGAACATCTGAATAAGGAAAATATCTGCACTCATAAAATCTAGCACGCGGTTTATAAAAGAGAGGCATAGTACCAAACAGCATAGCAGCATCTAACAATAATATTTAAATGTAAAAACCATAAAACGTGTAAGAAGAAGACTGAGATTAATTTTAGAAGAGTAAAAAGAACATAAATATTATATTAATGCATTATGTATTACATTAAATAATTGGAGCTTCAAAACACTAGGGAAGAGAAAACTGTGTACCAGACACAAACATATACTTGAAAATTTATTTTTCCattagaccttttttttttttaagaaatagtAATTATACACATGGgccaagaataataataataataataatatcacagAAAATCTGGCATGGTGCCTTACAATTAAGTTATTCTCAGACATGAATTTCGGTCAGTGTTTAAGAGATGAAGGATGCAGTTGGGGAAAATCTGTGCCACGTCGTTTAGCTCAGCTTCACCTTTTACTCAGAATCTTTTACTCAGCCTTTTACTATCAGAGTCCATTGGCTCAATAAATAGATCAAAATGATATGTATGAATGACATGTATAAAACAAAGACGGTGAAAAATGCTTCTGCATTTCAGCTGATTGTGGTCTAGACCTGGCTTACAATCTCGCTATCTTCTTCCTCATACCACTGCAGAGGAGTTCCATCAGGAGCTCGCTGGAGGATCACTTTCTGAGAAGTCTGCAAGGAACCAGGATAATAATGTATCAAATACATCTCtgtgcattctttttttttattattataaacaAATATTTATTAATACTACTTTCCTTAGCATTATTTTTACCTGTTTATCAATTCAGTACACACAAAGTGCATTGTCCAAAAATCAAAAAGTCAATACAAAAAGTCTTTACCTGTCTCTGAGACTGGATCTGGTGGTAGGGTGGCGGCTCTTGACCTGGTGAGCGTTTAGCACGCATAGACCCGTGTCGTTCCAGTGGCCGAAGCTTGATTTCTTCGGCATTGTTCCTCTCATGCCATGCCCTGAGGTCATTTGTGACCACGTCTCGAGGAAGCAGCCTGCTAGGATGATTGGGATACTCCTTCAGTGAAGGTGTGCGAGCCAGCCTGTGGTACGGCGGAGGGGGTTTAAGTATACGCTTCGGGGAAGTCACCTCTACTTGTTGCTTATTTGTGTTTGGGGAGGTTAAAGTCAGGTTCAGCTTTCTCATATCTCTTTCTGGCAGCATCCTGTCATGGCTATTATCTTGGCAAGGGCTGGTCACGGTTGGTTTGTTTATTTGTCTGTTCACATTTTGGTTGTTTTTGGGAAGGATGTTGGTGCTGAAACGCTGGCTCTGGAACTTGTTTTGAGCAGTGCGGTGGAAACCGTAAGGAGGTGGGCAGGCTTTGGTCACCTCAGATGTGAACTCATGGCTGGATGAGCTGCTGTAGGAAGATATGGAGtgctccgagctgctgtcctctGAGCTGCACTGATACAGACGCTGCACGGAGTAAGCCAATGCAAAGTCAGTGACGCGGCGACGAGGGAGCTTCGTCCTTCCACGACTCAGATCTAAGCTCGGTTTGCTTACTTCTGGTTTGGGTCTGGGAAACCTGTTGTAAACATCATAACATCATCCAACTGTATCAGATACTTGCACtaaattttaagaaaaaaaatcaaaattattAAATATTTAATAAATCATATATCATTTATAACTTGTACAtatacaatcccaaatcagaaaaagttgggatggtatggaaaatgcaaataaaaaaggaaGATTTACTTTTACTTGTATTTCATTTACTCTGactagacagtatgaacccaaaatatttcatgttttgtctggccaacttcatttcatttgttaatatacatccattcttgtgtttcaggcctgcaacacattccaaaaaagttgggcaatttagggctagtaatgaggtaaaacaattaaataatgatgtgatttgaaacaggtgatatcaACAGATGATTGTTCCAAGATTTGGTATGAAATCAGTATCCagtaaaggcctagtctttgaagagatttaaggaatctggaggaattttggtgcataaagggcaagagtTCAAGCCTAAGCAGAACgaatgtgatctctgatcccgcagacgacactgcatcaagaacaatcattcatctatagctaatAGAACCACataggctcgggattactttggcaaacctttgtcaaacactaaaatacggagttacatccacaaataccagttaaaattttactgtgcaaaaagaaagccttgcAGGTAACTGTGTTCAGAAGCACTGTTGACTTCTCGGGGCTCGAAGGTATCTGGGGTGGCGCATCACAGTGATAATGTGCAtcatggtcagatgaatcagtattccaggtctgtttttttttaaatacaagaaatggatgccgtgtgctccggaccaaagacgaaaaggaccatccagattattACCAgtgacaagtccaaaagccacagtctgtcatggtatggggttgtgtcagtgcccttagcaAAGGTAACTCACACTTCTGTGCTGGAGCATTAATGTAGAAAAGTAGGAttatatgctgccttcaaaacgacatcttttccagggagatttcaacaagacaatgttgaaatccccccccccccccaaatctgtcactctgagttacatgtcggtcctgggatcgagatgctgacctcttctgctccttggacctgcctgatccatcctgatgccctgtgtctggttggagtctcattgcatcgctcctgtggaggacggccccatgtggacagttgaaagtcacacttggaggacactctggactcttacagtaatgcttttatggctgaggactacagttgacttgctaacttcaggactgcagttgtcatgaacagttttgcactcaagtttccatcaatgaagagttataacatcaatgaaactgacttcatgttaaaactgttaatgttatagtcatgctgtctgttgttgcccaaatgaggatgggttcccttttgagtctggttcctctcgaggtttcttcctcatgtcgtctgagggagtttttccttgccaccgtggccacaggcttgctcattggggatagattagggataaaattagctcatgttttaagtcgttcaaattctgtaaagctgctttgtgacaatgtttattgttaaaagcgctatacaaataaagttgacttgacaatgcaaaaccacattctgtacaaattacaaaggcgtggccgtggaagaagagggtgcctgtcccctctgtccccaatagagaacgtgtggcgaattttgaaatgaaaaatctgaCAATGACGTCCCCGTActtttgcacaccttaagacctgtttgcaggaagaatgggacaaaatatcacctgaaacacttcatcacttggtgtcttcagtccctaaacatcttttaagtgttatgagaaggaatggcaatattataaagtggtaaatgctttaccatcccaacttttttgaaatgtattgcaAAAATCAAAATTGATATTTTTTAAGAACAGATCTCATCTCTGCCCAGAAGTAAACTGGAATTTAGAAGGTGGGGTGAGGTTTGCTTCTGTTCTAGGCACCAGCAGTGTGGGAACAGCAATGTTCAGTTTATGGCTTATTATATAGAGCTCTCAGCAGGGACATAATGGAAAATAGATTGAAACAAATATTTATGTTTCTGTGTTAAGAGCCTAACTGAACAAACTACAAATGGAAAGccagaccttgggttttgagcttAATTGAAAGATTCTTTCAATATCTGATTATTTTCGACAAAACAAATGCAAAACTAACCACATTTTGCTTAATTTTGATCAGATATACACAGAGACATAACTGCAATGACTGAATATTTGTATTTTGCaagatttaaataaaaatatttaacaacTATTCGCCAAAGGTGAGGTGaacatcggtgaataataactgagacaaagtcaaggttattattcaccgatattcactgagtctgaggcagATAAatgtttagtataaatacacaggtgatttaaaaaaaattgtattcaaaaactcatttatttcaatcttcgaaAGTGGCATGCAAACGTAGTGCACGCAGACttctgtcacttatctatgccgagtcacataaaatactttggttTGAAATAgacaaaataaatcacaattccaccttacctctgaatagttttagaccaaacatctttagtacttttaggaacagcattttctttcataatttctaattcttcctcacttatggtgacaaagcaattggctgccattttacCGCGTCGTGGGAGgtgattattgaaaaataatccaaatctcttgaccaatcagcgtgcgcgatttcctataatcacctctgtatttatactcatatcatctcattatctctaaccgctttatcctgttctacagggtcgcaggcaagctggagcctatcccagctgactacgggcgaaaggcggggtacaccctggacaagtcgccaggtcatcacagggctgacacatagacacagacaaccattcacactcacattcacacctacggtcaatttagagtcaccagttaacctaacctgcatgtctttggactgtgggggaaaccggagcacccggaggaaacccacgcggacacggggagaacatgcaaactccacacagaaaggccctcgccggccccggggctcgaacccaggaccttcttgctgtgaggcgacagcgctaaccactacaccaccgtgccaccctgtatttATAAAATGTCTTTATTTAATCCCAAATTCTGCCCCTACACCACATCCaggttcagttctgtctgacagcAAATTGCAGGAGGAAAGGAAAACACAGTTTGAAAATATTGTGAAAAATGGAGTCCAAATCCCTTCTAATAAAAATTTGCTACAATCTAAAATCAATGGCACGCGGATCTGCTCAGATTACCTGAAGGACTGGGAGACGTGGCGGCGCAGTGGCAGCTGCGGGGTGGAGGGGGCGCTGTTGGAGTTATTGTTGCGCATTGCCAGGCTTTTGAACACAAACTGGGGAGCAGGAGGAATGTCATCGAGCCTCTGGTCTATTGAGGTTCCTGTTGGACtgctgctgacacacacacagtcataaatCACTCTCATTCTACAGTGCATGTTAAACTGATTGATTTTTGTCTTCAGGGAAACATTAACGGCCCTGGCAGACGGCCATCGATAACCTGATTTAATTAATAATTGCATTATTATTaatatgtccaaaaacaaaagcctATATGGGAAATGAATTAATTGTGCGCTTATAGTTTTGTGCTTAAAAAGTATATGTTAAAAAATACCGTAGAAAAAGAGATTCTAGTGTTTCCTAAAGATTCAAACTGTACGAATGACCAAGTCTCATGAACATCAATACAACTTTTTATGTTAGTAAATGTTCCATAACTTTACCTTGACCTGCTGCTGCTGGCGGAGGGAAGCTTCTTCTCTTTCTGATATGGCTGATCTAGACTGGATTCTCTCCATGGCATGTTTTGGATGGGTGATCGCTCATATTCCAGGCTGGAACTGGAACTTGCATGTTTTGCCCCGTGACAAGGAGAGAGGGTCAGCACATGCTGGAAACCAGTTACAGAGTCGAGAGGCATCGGGGACATTGGGCCTGGCTCTAAATCTGTAACAGAAAAACACCTTTGTTTAAATTGAAAATTCTTAAGTTTAGATTTCAGTTATCTGAGTAGCATAAAAGGATGTGGTCCTCACCATCATCATGGGCAGCGGTGTCAGACAGTGAGCTGTCATCAGACATGCACAGGTCTGGATATCAGAACAAAAATACAAAGGTAGTTGTTAAATAATGTAAAACTATGCATTCAGAAATATATTTTAATGAACTTTAATTGTTATGGGCACATTATAGGTATTATACACTGCCTGGTCAAAAAAAAGTCACCGTTTagatttaaataaacaaatactttgattggataattactgctaaTTActgctttgattggataattagtgattaatatgttttagctggggcggcacagtggagtagtggttagcactgtcgcctcacagcaagacggtctgggttcgagccccgtggccggcgagggcctttctgtgcggagtttgcatgttctccccatgtccacgtgggtttcctccagctgctccggtttcccccacagtccaaagacatgcaggttaggttaactggtgactctaaattgaccgtaggtgtgaatgtgagtgtgaatggttgtctgtgtctatgtgtcagccctgtgatgacctggcgacttgtccagggtgtaccccgcctttcgcccgtagtcagctgggataggctccagcttgcctgcgaccctgtagaaggataaagcagctagagataatgagatgagatgagatgagatgagatgttttagctggcaacaattcttttaaccctaactgatgcagtgaggagcttctcatttcttaaacaaccatgtcgGAAGATATATCACGTGGTcagggaaaagatgttactgtatttcagaaaggtcaaattattggcctgcttcAAGCaatgaaaacaactaaggagattgctgaaatgactggaatttggTAAAAACAGAATtgtccaacgcattattaaaatttggaaggatagtggtgaacctttaactttgtggaaaaaaatgtggtcagaaaaaaaatcttgactgagcgtgatcagagatcacttaaatgcttgaagttgaatagtaaaaaaaaacaatcaacagTAGAACTTGtgctgtcagggtaagaagggaagcacatgaagcaatgcatagtggccactgtacaagcctctggaggtagggttatgatctggggttcctTCAGTTGGGCAGGTCTAGGCTCCGCAATGTTatgtaataaaatgaagtcagctgatgacctgaaggcagcacggtgatgtagtggttagcacagtcaccccacagcaagaagattctgggttcgaacctggtggctgatgggggcctttctgtgtagagtttgcatgttctccctgtgtctgcatgggtttcctccgggtgctccggtttccctcagagtccaaagacatgcaggttaggctaattggtggctctaaattgaccgtaggtgtgaatgtgagtgtgaatggttgtttgtctctatgtgtcagccctgcgatgatctggcaacttttccagggtgtacccgcctcttgcccatagtcagctgggataggctccagcttgcccgcgaccctgcacaggacaagcgattacagataatggatggatggatgatgacctgaatgtactgaatgaccagattATCCCATCAAAGGATTTTTTCTTCTCTGATGGCACGGCCATAAAactagggctcagattgtgaaagagtcgtTCAGCGAGCATGAAGaattattttcacacatgaattggccatcacagagtcctgaccttaacattgaaaatctttgggatgtgctgaaaaagactttacagagtggttcaaCGTTCCTATTATCAAGACAGTATCTTGGTGAAAAATGAATGCAACTCTGGAGGTAAATAAATGCTGTGATGTTGTACaaagttgttgaaacaatgccatggcaaATGTGTGCCATAATTAAAGCTAaaggggggaagccatggcctaatggttagagaagtagctctgggaccaaaaggtcacaggaatggctgaagtgcccttgagcaaggcacctaacccccaactgctcccctcaGGTGCTCTGGGttgtcggctgtccatcgctagcaatgatgactgcttcattaggatgcgcagaaatgcagatgggccatgaggcccgcaccagacttaggtggggtttacattagaccatatcagcagatcatcagattaacatttttaaaacgattagtgtgcacacagcaacgccaatacacgattcgcgtgcacatagcaacgccaatacacggatacgctcggctccacaggcatcctgcgctccaaatcactccgccctgaacagcgagtgccctctggagggtgcgcactccggccctgcgcagctcacagagcgcgcgagtatagcgcacgagcagtgatttgggactgagccgctgtgtgtgtgatctcagtgcatgtcgggcatgcgcatcacttaccacttgcaagtggaaggatggcaagcctaaagacaatcataactacacaatgggcagtatttgcatcagtatttgcaatattttcatacttttatactctttaatgaaagttgatacaaggcggaagtccgcgccgtttttcagcagtcgcgtcacatgaccaacgccagcgaatcaggaaggtggatgtcacagtgacgttgtccaatgacgacgccagctagagctcagcacagcgtatccgcgtattctcaatgtttacacagcaccggaccagacaagatttggattgaatacgtggaccctggtggattcccgtttcctggcgtttccaggcgttttaatgtaaacgtacaatgcatccgcgaagaaaacgagacagatacggtctaatgtaaacttggccttattctcctttcctaatgaaacGCCTTGCACAatgaggtaagacaaacaatgtcgtgcccccatcataTTGTCGGTCTGGacttccagacctgatgccaaatggtgcacaaaagtgccacagacctgacgggtatggaagttgccctgcagtgacaactgacttgctgagtgatgccatccgttggcttttgagtggctcttccacatgccatcaggtggtgcgccattgaccctgttgggttcatctgccacattgcaccaaaaacacCCTGctaccagcgccttattggtgatgtactatttaacccatagctggaacccaggcaggtgctgccactccgggtcagagcggacctgggagcaatggtgattaaggagtaactccactttccccagtactcaagtcctcctggacctgagactcaccaccagctgcagtttaaagggcatatcacgggtaaatttaggagcaagatcaatgtaattctcctattttatattaaactttggtcaaatatctgtaacattctgcattctctgcaatttttttaccttgcgcaataccagaaaaattcagttgaaatcaagccatttgaggtgaattggtccgcctctgaaaaaacttggcatttgcatttcccggcaaacattgattttcgtgacgtcgcgtgtgggacgcctccctctgaatcctacatcagcgctggtttattcatgagaaaacaacctggtggtttgctgcaaatttcttcaacgttatcacgtaattattaaaatggttaacagacgtatcgtaggagggtgtagcaacaccaatcttgatgggattagtactcatagtttcccaaaagaccggacaatgagagagaaatgggagcgcttggtctacacaggctgtgcactgaaactgtgcaagctctcgcagtctgctggcgcttccgcaggtgacgtcacgaatctggctccagactcccttgggatttttccagacgcattttgttattttatttttttctgctgtagacagatgaccttgtgcaaaattacccttctggatgagtgtgtaaagggacatactttcatattaaaaaaaccaaaattggtccagaatatgccctttaaagtcatacccaggactaggtGCTCTAGGTATgtggtatgttgctctggataagagcgtctgctaaatgtctgtaatgtaatgtaaaggcTTTCAAACAAAATATAAGGAGTATGTGACACTTTTTTGGCTGAGCAGTATGGTTTCATATCATGTTCATGATTATTCTGCATTTCAAAGCTTATTGAATAATCATTATTTTTGACATAACTGCCTATTGGTAAATTCAAAAGCCataattaaataaacaaataaaataaataataagatttttttttcatttcagcaGTTCTCTACGTATCCCAAATGTAACCAGTCAGCTAAGATGTGTGTCTGTGTCCGAGAACTAATGTATCCAACAAGTGATGGAAGTCAATCTCACCTGATATTTTCTGTCAGTACACAACATATGCACTGTTTCTGCCTAACAATTATATTTGAAGCAtatggtccatatatatttggacactgacacaaattttctttttttatctgtttactgaaacatattcaagttatagttatataatggacatgggcataaagtccagactttcagctttcatttgagggtatccacattaaaactggatgaaggatttaggagtttcagctccttaacatgtgccaccctgtttttaaagggaccaaaagtaattggacaattgactcaaaggctatttcatgggcaggtgtgggcaattccttcgttatgtcattctcaattaagcagataaaaggcctggagttgatttgacgtgtggtgcttgcatttggaagattttgctgtgaagaaaacatgcggtcaaaggagctctccatgcaggtgaaacaagccatccttaagctgcgaaaacagaaaaaacccatccgagaaattgctacaatattagga is a genomic window containing:
- the inavaa gene encoding innate immunity activator protein — protein: MDFKEEISDSDSGIILNSGPDSPTSPVKDLSTHTRAMRLKHQALEDRLELCLLELKKLCIREAELTGKLSSDYPLLPNEKPPQIRRRIGASFKLNEELLPHGDGEESELHSLEADLALQRQIYEAARRLSVEEHISKPVRKSRLQQCKREEKKMKELQEAVLKHCINHGCVSPKTCRSSRQRDLCMSDDSSLSDTAAHDDDLEPGPMSPMPLDSVTGFQHVLTLSPCHGAKHASSSSSLEYERSPIQNMPWRESSLDQPYQKEKKLPSASSSRSSSPTGTSIDQRLDDIPPAPQFVFKSLAMRNNNSNSAPSTPQLPLRRHVSQSFRFPRPKPEVSKPSLDLSRGRTKLPRRRVTDFALAYSVQRLYQCSSEDSSSEHSISSYSSSSSHEFTSEVTKACPPPYGFHRTAQNKFQSQRFSTNILPKNNQNVNRQINKPTVTSPCQDNSHDRMLPERDMRKLNLTLTSPNTNKQQVEVTSPKRILKPPPPYHRLARTPSLKEYPNHPSRLLPRDVVTNDLRAWHERNNAEEIKLRPLERHGSMRAKRSPGQEPPPYHQIQSQRQTSQKVILQRAPDGTPLQWYEEEDSEIVSQV